A DNA window from Eretmochelys imbricata isolate rEreImb1 chromosome 3, rEreImb1.hap1, whole genome shotgun sequence contains the following coding sequences:
- the MTO1 gene encoding 5-taurinomethyluridine-[tRNA] synthase subunit MTO1, mitochondrial isoform X2: MSCNPSFGGIGKGHLMREVDALDGLCARICDQSGVHYKVLNRCKGPAVWGLRAQIDRKLYKENMQKEILNTPLLTVHEASVEDLLLMEPEPDRPGKCQVSGVILGDGSRVHAGSVILTTGTFLRGVVFIGLKMHPAGRLGDRPSIGLAQTLEKLGFAVGRLKTGTPPRLAKDSIDFSVLERHMADNPPVPFSFLSEAVWIKPEDQLSCYRTLTNAKVEQIIHDSLHLNNHVRETTRGPRYCPSLESKVLRFPNRIHQLWLEPEGLDSNVIYPQGMSMTLPPELQEQVIACIRGLEKAKMMQPGYGVQYDFLDPRQLSASLESRLVQRLFFAGQINGTTGYEEAAAQGVIAGINAGLRVSGKPPFIISRTEGYIGVLIDDLTTLGTNEPYRMFTSRVEFRMSLRPDNADSRLTLRGFEEAGCVSQQRYAQASQMKAAIEEAIAVLKSLQFTATKWSRLVPEAPISTNRSSLASALDILQYPEVTMELLARAIPEPLRKFAECRELAERLKIEAVYEWHVASQQQEIEEVRRDEALQLPEDLDYFAIDASLSQEVREKLDSNRPQTIGAVSRIPGITPAAIVNLLRFVKTNRQRTEHIEHSRIGRPLPEGNTLGKSKFQNSSLSCAS, encoded by the exons ATGTCATGTAACCCTTCCTTCGGTGGCATTGGAAAGGGGCATCTCATGAGGGAGGTAGATGCCCTAGACGGGCTGTGTGCTCGGATCTGTGATCAGTCTGGAGTTCATTACAAGGTGCTAAACCGGTGTAAGGGGCCTGCTGTGTGGGGTCTCCGAGCCCAGATTGATAGGAAACTCTATAAAGAAAACATGCAG AAAGAAATCCTTAACACTCCACTGCTGACTGTTCATGAGGCATCCGTGGAGGATCTTCTCCTGATGGAACCAGAGCCAGACCGTCCTGGGAAATGCCAAGTCAGTGGGGTCATTCTAG GGGATGGAAGCAGAGTCCACGCTGGGAGTGTCATCTTGACTACAGGCACGTTTCTGAGGGGGGTGGTCTTCATCGGATTAAAGATGCATCCCGCTGGGCGATTAGGGGATCGGCCCTCCATTGGGCTGGCTCAGACCTTGGAGAAACTGGGATTTGCTGTGGGGAGGCTGAAGACTGGGACCCCACCTCGACTGGCCAAagactctattgacttcagcgtTCTGGAGAGGCACATGGCTGACAACCCTCCTGTGCCATTCAGCTTCCTCAGTGAGGCTGTGTGGATCAAG CCAGAAGATCAGCTCTCATGCTACCGGACTCTCACCAATGCCAAAGTGGAGCAAATCATCCATGATAGCCTTCACCTGAACAACCATGTACGGGAGACAACAAGAGGGCCCCG ATACTGTCCCTCGCTTGAATCCAAAGTTCTGCGCTTTCCAAACCGCATTCATcagctgtggctggagcctgaGGGTCTGGATTCCAATGTCATCTACCCCCAAGGGATGTCAATGACTCTGCCGCCGGAGCTCCAGGAGCAGGTGATTGCGTGCATCCGTGGCTTGGAGAAAGCCAAGATGATGCAGCCAG GCTATGGGGTTCAGTATGACTTTCTGGACCCCCGTCAGCTCAGTGCTTCCCTTGAGTCTCGTCTTGTTCAGCGACTCTTCTTTGCAGGACAGATAAATGGCACCACGGGCTATGAAGAAGCTGCAGCCCAG GGAGTGATTGCTGGGATCAACGCTGGCCTGCGTGTCAGTGGCAAGCCCCCTTTTATCATTAGCCGCACAGAGGGCTACATCGGAGTCTTGATTGATGACCTCACCACCCTAGGCACCAATGAACCATACCGCATGTTCACCAGCCGAGTGGAATTCCGCATGTCTCTGCGGCCCGATAACGCAGACAGCAGGCTCACCCTCCGAG GTTTTGAGGAAGCTGGCTGTGTGTCCCAACAGCGATATGCACAAGCATCTCAGATGAAGGCTGCTATAGAGGAGGCAATAGCAGTGCTAAAATCTCTTCAGTTCACTGCCACCAAGTGGTCGAGGCTGGTTCCAGAGGCTCCCATAAGCACCAATCGAAGCTCACTTGCCAG TGCCCTGGACATCCTTCAATATCCAGAGGTCACCATGGAGCTTTTGGCAAGAGCTATCCCAGAACCCCTGAGAAAGTTTGCTGAATGCAGAGAACTGGCAGAGAGGCTGAAAATAGAAG CGGTTTATGAGTGGCATGtagccagccagcagcaggaaataGAGGAAGTACGCCGAGATGAAGCTCTCCAGCTGCCGGAGGACCTAGATTACTTTGCCATTGATGCATCGTTGTCCCAGGAAGTGCGAGAGAAACTAGACTCCAACCGCCCCCAGACG ATCGGAGCAGTCAGCCGCATTCCTGGGATTACACCAGCTGCCATTGTTAACCTGCTGAGATTTGTGAAGACCAATCGGCAAAGGACAGAGCACATAGAGCACTCTAGGATTGGCAGACCCTTACCAGAGGGAAATACGCTTGGGAAGAGTAAATTTCAGAACTCAAGTTTGAGCTGTGCTTCATGA
- the EEF1A1 gene encoding elongation factor 1-alpha 1, protein MGKEKTHINIVVIGHVDSGKSTTTGHLIYKCGGIDKRTIEKFEKEAAEMGKGSFKYAWVLDKLKAERERGITIDISLWKFETSKYYVTIIDAPGHRDFIKNMITGTSQADCAVLIVAAGVGEFEAGISKNGQTREHALLAYTLGVKQLIVGVNKMDSTEAPYSQKRYDEIVKEVSTYIKKIGYNPDTVAFVPISGWNGDNMLEPSSNMPWFKGWKVTRKDGNASGTTLLEALDSILPPTRPTDKPLRLPLQDVYKIGGIGTVPVGRVETGILKPGMVVTFAPVNVTTEVKSVEMHHEALSEALPGDNVGFNVKNVSVKDVRRGNVAGDSKNDPPMEAAGFTAQVIILNHPGQIGAGYAPVLDCHTAHIACKFAELKEKIDRRSGKKLEDSPKFLKSGDAAIVDMVPAKPMCVESFSDYPPLGRFAVRDMRQTVAVGVIKAVDKKAAGAGKVTKSAQKAQKAK, encoded by the exons ATGGGCAAGGAGAAAACCCACATCAACATCGTCGTCATCGGCCATGTCGACTCCGGCAAGTCCACCACCACCGGGCACCTCATCTACAAGTGCGGGGGCATCGACAAGAGGACCATCGAGAAGTTCGAGAAGGAAGCTGCGGAG ATGGGCAAAGGTTCCTTCAAATATGCCTGGGTTTTGGACAAGCTGAAGGCTGAGCGTGAGCGTGGTATCACAATTGACATTTCTTTGTGGAAATTTGAAACAAGCAAGTACTATGTCACCATCATTGATGCTCCTGGACACAGAGATTTCATCAAAAACATGATTACTGGCACCTCCCAA GCTGACTGTGCTGTCCTTATTGTTGCTGCTGGTGTTGGTGAGTTTGAAGCTGGTATCTCGAAGAACGGGCAGACTCGTGAACATGCCCTTCTGGCCTACACACTGGGTGTAAAACAGCTGATTGTTGGTGTGAACAAGATGGATTCCACTGAGGCACCGTACAGCCAGAAGAGATACGATGAAATTGTCAAAGAAGTCAGCACCTACATTAAGAAAATTGGCTACAACCCAGACACCGTAGCTTTTGTACCAATTTCTGGTTGGAACGGAGACAATATGTTGGAGCCTAGCTCTAAC ATGCCCTGGTTTAAGGGATGGAAGGTTACTCGTAAGGATGGCAATGCCAGTGGAACTACCCTGCTAGAAGCTTTGGATAGTATACTGCCACCAACTCGTCCAACTGACAAGCCTCTGCGTTTGCCTCTGCAAGATGTCTACAAAATTGGTG gtaTTGGTACTGTTCCAGTTGGTCGTGTGGAAACTGGCATCCTGAAGCCAGGCATGGTGGTAACATTTGCACCTGTCAATGTAACAACTGAAGTAAAATCTGTTGAGATGCATCATGAAGCTTTGAGTGAAGCTCTGCCTGGTGACAATGTTGGCTTCAATGTCAAGAACGTGTCTGTGAAAGATGTTCGCCGTGGTAATGTTGCTGGTGACAGCAAGAATGACCccccaatggaagctgctggctTCACTGCCCAG GTCATCATCCTGAACCACCCAGGCCAAATTGGTGCTGGTTATGCCCCTGTGCTGGATTGCCACACTGCTCACATTGCTTGCAAATTTGCTGAACTGAAAGAGAAGATTGATCGTCGTTCTGGTAAGAAATTGGAAGATAGTCCTAAATTCCTGAAATCTGGAGATGCTGCCATCGTTGACATGGTCCCAGCCAAACCCATGTGTGTCGAGAGCTTCTCTGACTACCCTCCTCTGG GTCGTTTCGCTGTGCGTGACATGAGACAGACCGTTGCTGTTGGTGTCATCAAGGCAGTTGATAAGAAAGCTGCTGGAGCTGGCAAGGTCACAAAGTCCGCCCAGAAGGCTCAGAAGGCTAAATGA
- the MTO1 gene encoding 5-taurinomethyluridine-[tRNA] synthase subunit MTO1, mitochondrial isoform X1, with product MKKGSLVFYPGQMSCNPSFGGIGKGHLMREVDALDGLCARICDQSGVHYKVLNRCKGPAVWGLRAQIDRKLYKENMQKEILNTPLLTVHEASVEDLLLMEPEPDRPGKCQVSGVILGDGSRVHAGSVILTTGTFLRGVVFIGLKMHPAGRLGDRPSIGLAQTLEKLGFAVGRLKTGTPPRLAKDSIDFSVLERHMADNPPVPFSFLSEAVWIKPEDQLSCYRTLTNAKVEQIIHDSLHLNNHVRETTRGPRYCPSLESKVLRFPNRIHQLWLEPEGLDSNVIYPQGMSMTLPPELQEQVIACIRGLEKAKMMQPGYGVQYDFLDPRQLSASLESRLVQRLFFAGQINGTTGYEEAAAQGVIAGINAGLRVSGKPPFIISRTEGYIGVLIDDLTTLGTNEPYRMFTSRVEFRMSLRPDNADSRLTLRGFEEAGCVSQQRYAQASQMKAAIEEAIAVLKSLQFTATKWSRLVPEAPISTNRSSLASALDILQYPEVTMELLARAIPEPLRKFAECRELAERLKIEAVYEWHVASQQQEIEEVRRDEALQLPEDLDYFAIDASLSQEVREKLDSNRPQTIGAVSRIPGITPAAIVNLLRFVKTNRQRTEHIEHSRIGRPLPEGNTLGKSKFQNSSLSCAS from the exons ATGAAAAAAGGCTCTCTTGTGTTTTATCCAGGGCAAATGTCATGTAACCCTTCCTTCGGTGGCATTGGAAAGGGGCATCTCATGAGGGAGGTAGATGCCCTAGACGGGCTGTGTGCTCGGATCTGTGATCAGTCTGGAGTTCATTACAAGGTGCTAAACCGGTGTAAGGGGCCTGCTGTGTGGGGTCTCCGAGCCCAGATTGATAGGAAACTCTATAAAGAAAACATGCAG AAAGAAATCCTTAACACTCCACTGCTGACTGTTCATGAGGCATCCGTGGAGGATCTTCTCCTGATGGAACCAGAGCCAGACCGTCCTGGGAAATGCCAAGTCAGTGGGGTCATTCTAG GGGATGGAAGCAGAGTCCACGCTGGGAGTGTCATCTTGACTACAGGCACGTTTCTGAGGGGGGTGGTCTTCATCGGATTAAAGATGCATCCCGCTGGGCGATTAGGGGATCGGCCCTCCATTGGGCTGGCTCAGACCTTGGAGAAACTGGGATTTGCTGTGGGGAGGCTGAAGACTGGGACCCCACCTCGACTGGCCAAagactctattgacttcagcgtTCTGGAGAGGCACATGGCTGACAACCCTCCTGTGCCATTCAGCTTCCTCAGTGAGGCTGTGTGGATCAAG CCAGAAGATCAGCTCTCATGCTACCGGACTCTCACCAATGCCAAAGTGGAGCAAATCATCCATGATAGCCTTCACCTGAACAACCATGTACGGGAGACAACAAGAGGGCCCCG ATACTGTCCCTCGCTTGAATCCAAAGTTCTGCGCTTTCCAAACCGCATTCATcagctgtggctggagcctgaGGGTCTGGATTCCAATGTCATCTACCCCCAAGGGATGTCAATGACTCTGCCGCCGGAGCTCCAGGAGCAGGTGATTGCGTGCATCCGTGGCTTGGAGAAAGCCAAGATGATGCAGCCAG GCTATGGGGTTCAGTATGACTTTCTGGACCCCCGTCAGCTCAGTGCTTCCCTTGAGTCTCGTCTTGTTCAGCGACTCTTCTTTGCAGGACAGATAAATGGCACCACGGGCTATGAAGAAGCTGCAGCCCAG GGAGTGATTGCTGGGATCAACGCTGGCCTGCGTGTCAGTGGCAAGCCCCCTTTTATCATTAGCCGCACAGAGGGCTACATCGGAGTCTTGATTGATGACCTCACCACCCTAGGCACCAATGAACCATACCGCATGTTCACCAGCCGAGTGGAATTCCGCATGTCTCTGCGGCCCGATAACGCAGACAGCAGGCTCACCCTCCGAG GTTTTGAGGAAGCTGGCTGTGTGTCCCAACAGCGATATGCACAAGCATCTCAGATGAAGGCTGCTATAGAGGAGGCAATAGCAGTGCTAAAATCTCTTCAGTTCACTGCCACCAAGTGGTCGAGGCTGGTTCCAGAGGCTCCCATAAGCACCAATCGAAGCTCACTTGCCAG TGCCCTGGACATCCTTCAATATCCAGAGGTCACCATGGAGCTTTTGGCAAGAGCTATCCCAGAACCCCTGAGAAAGTTTGCTGAATGCAGAGAACTGGCAGAGAGGCTGAAAATAGAAG CGGTTTATGAGTGGCATGtagccagccagcagcaggaaataGAGGAAGTACGCCGAGATGAAGCTCTCCAGCTGCCGGAGGACCTAGATTACTTTGCCATTGATGCATCGTTGTCCCAGGAAGTGCGAGAGAAACTAGACTCCAACCGCCCCCAGACG ATCGGAGCAGTCAGCCGCATTCCTGGGATTACACCAGCTGCCATTGTTAACCTGCTGAGATTTGTGAAGACCAATCGGCAAAGGACAGAGCACATAGAGCACTCTAGGATTGGCAGACCCTTACCAGAGGGAAATACGCTTGGGAAGAGTAAATTTCAGAACTCAAGTTTGAGCTGTGCTTCATGA